The Streptomyces sp. NBC_00597 DNA segment GGTGCCGCCGGGCAGTTCGAGGTGGAGCCGGGTCACCGCGCCGAAGAAGGACGCGGAGACGACGGTCGCGGTGCCTTCGGGGTCGGCGCTCGCGGTGACGTTCTCGGGCCGGACCAGCACCTCCACGTCCCGCGTCGCCTTGGGGACCGGGCCGTCGACGGGCAGCCGGGCACCGGCCACCTCCACCAGGCCGGCGTCGGTCAGGCGGCCCGGCAGCCGGTTCATGGTGCCGACGAACTCGGCGACGAACGGCGTCGCGGGGCGCTCGTACAGCTCGGCGGGGGAAGCGCACTGCTCCAGGCGGCCGGCGTTCAGGACGGCGACCCGGTCGGCCATCGACAGCGCCTCCTCCTGGTCGTGCGTGACGAACACGGTGGTGATGCCGAGGGAGAGCTGGAGTCGTCGGATCTCGTCGCGCAGGTTGGCCCGCACCTTGGCGTCCAGCGCGGAGAGCGGTTCGTCGAGCAGCAGCACGCGGGGGCGCAGCGCCAGGGCGCGGGCGAGTGCGACGCGCTGCTGCTGGCCGCCGGACATCTGGTGCGGGTAGCGGTCACCGTGGTCCGGCAGGCCGACCAGGTCGAGGAGTTCGGCGGCCCGCTCGCGGCGCCGGGCGGCCGCGACCTTGCGCACCCGCAGGCCGAAGGCGACGTTGTCGCGGGCGCTGAGGTTCGGGAAGAGGCTGTACGACTGGAAGACCATCCCGGCGTCGCGCCGGTTGGCCGGTACGCGGGTGATGTCCTCGCCGTCGACCAGGACCTCACCGGAGTCGGGCTGCTCGAAGCCCGCGACCACGCGCAGCGCGGTGGTCTTTCCGCAGCCCGACGGGCCGAGCAGGGCGACGAGTTCGCCCGGCTCGATGGTCAGGTCGAGCCCGTCGAGGGCGATGGTCGAGCCGAACGCCCGCCGCAGGCCGCGGAATTCGACGCGTGCGCCCGCGGGGGTCGCGCCGTCATCGGGGCCCTCGGGCTTCCTGGCCGCGGGAAGGGTGGTGGACATGTCGGTCAGGACTCCTTGCGGGAGGTGGAGGTACTGGGGGCGGAGGACACCGTGGCGGGGTTGGTCCCGGCCCGCGAGAGGACGAGCAGCAGCAGCCACGTGATGAGGAGGCTGAGGATGGAGACGGCCACCGACATCCGGGCGTGGGCTCCGGAGATCGTGACGATCCACACGGCGAAGGGCCGGAAGCCCAGGAGGGAGGCGATGGTGAACTCGCCGAGGACCAGGGCCAGGGTGAGGAAGGCCGCTCCGGCGAGCGAGGCCCGCAGGTTGGGCAGGAGCACGCGCAGGACCACGTACGGCCAGCTCGCGCCGCAGCTGCGGGCGGCTTCGACCAGGGTCGGCACGTCGATGGCGCGCAGGCCCGCGTCGAGGGAGCGGTAGACGAAGGGCAGCGCCAGTACCGTGTACGCGAGGACCAGGACGACGGGGAACTGCTCGTTCTGCACGGCCAGGAAGGTCTGGTAGAGCGGGGTCCGCGACAGGTGCTCGGGTCCCCAGCGCAGCACGGTGGTGATACCGGTGACCAGTGCGATCGGCGGGACCACCAGCGGCAGCATGCACATCACCTCCACGACCGGGCGCAGTCGCGGCGAACCGAGCCGTACGGCGACCAGAGCGGGCACTGCGAGCAGCAGTGACGTCGCGATGGTCGCGGCGGCCAGCCCGAGGGAGAGCAGCATGCTCTCGGTGAACCCGTCGGCGGAGAGCAGCTGTGTGTACGCCTCGAAGCTGATGCCCTGCCCGGGCACGTGCACGGTGAACACGAAGGAGGCGATCAGCGGGACGAGGAAGTACGCGCCCGCCAGCAGGAGTACGGCTCCGCGCCAGACCCGCGGACGGGGGCGGCGGCGCGGCCGGGCCGCCGTGCCGGGTGCGGCGGGGCCGGCCGGCGCTGTCGCGCCCGTCCCTGCGTGCGGGGCGGTCGATGCGGGCGTCGGGGTCATCGCAGCCATCGGGCGCTCCGTCGCTGGAGGGGCAGGTAGACCGCCATGACGAGGCCGGCGATCAGGATCATGTCGAGGCCGAGGGCGAGCGCCACGTTCTCCTGTCCGGTCAGTACGTTTCCGGACAGCGCGTCGGCGATCTTCAGCGTGACCAGCGGTACGGAGCCGCCGACGAGGGCCGCGGCCGTGGCGTGCGCGGCGAAGGCGGTGCCGAAGAGCAGCACGAACCCGCCGAGCAAGGAGGGAGCCAGGACGGGCAGTCCGACGTGGCGCCAGAACTGCCATCCGGTGGCCCCGTTGTTGTGGGCGGCTTCGCGCCACTGCGGCCGCAGTCCGTCCAACGCCGGGGCGATCACGAGCACCATCAGCGGGATCAGGAAGTACAGGTAGACCACGGTGAGACCGGTGAAGGAGTACAGGTTCCAGCCGAGTCCCGTGAGATGGGCGAGCTGGGTGACGACTCCGGAGATGCCCACGGTGGCGATGAACGCGAACGCGAGCGGGACGCCGCCGAAGTTGGCGAGGACGCCGGAGGCGGTCAGCGCGGCGCTGCGCAGGGCGCGGGACCGGGAGGTGACCACGGCCTGGGCGATGAGGACCCCGAGCACGCCGCCCACGGTCGCGGTGAGGGCGGAGAGCTGGACGCTGCCGATGAGCGAGCCGAGGTAGGGGCCCTGGAGCGAGCGCGCGAGGTGCTCTCCGGTCAGCCGGGTGGCGCCGGTCGCCGGGTCGGTCTGCGTGACGGCGCCGAAGGCGATGGCGCCGAGCGGGATGCCGAAGCAGAGCCCGGTGAAGGCGAGGAGCGGGAGGGCGGCGAGCCAGGTGCGCGGGCCGCGCCGCCGGCGGCGGCTGGTGCTGCCGCCGGCGGTCCCCTCCGGGTGGGAGGTGGGGGTGGAGGGGGACATCAGGAGAGCGCCTTGTCCCACTTCTCGGCGAGGGTGGCCTTGGCCTTGTCCAGCTCCGCGGAGGCGGGGAAGGTCGGGGTGCCCTGGATCTGCGGGAGCTTGGCGGCCGCGTCCTTGTCGGCGGTGCCGTCCTGGGTCATGACGGGGAGCAGGACCGGGCGGGCGTGGCCCTTCAGCCACAGGTTCTGGCCCTCGGCGCTGTAGAGGAACTCCATCCACAGGCGGGCGGCCGCCGGGTTCGGGGCCTCCTTGTTGACGGCCTGCGAGTAGTACTGGGCGTAGACGCCGTCGGTGGGGACGGCGACCTTCCAGTCGACGCCCTTGCCCTTGAACTGCTCGGCGTAGCCGGCGTTCAGGTAGTCCCAGTCGATGGAGATGGGCGTCTCGCCCTTCTCGACGGTGGCCGGGGTGGACTCGACCGGGATGAAGTTGCCGCTCTTGCGCAGCTGTCCGAAGAAGTCGATGCCGGGCTGGATGTCGGCGAAGGAGCCCTTGTTGGCGAGGGCGGCCGCGTAGACGCCGCCGAAGGCGGAGCCGGACTTGGTCGGGTTGCCGTTGAGGGCGACCTTGCCCTTGTACTCGGGCTTGAGCAGGTCCGCGAAGGTGGCGGGGCAGTTCGGGATCTTGGCGGCGTCGCAGCCGATGGAGACGTAGCCGCCGTAGTCGTTGTACCAGCGGCCGTCGGCGTCCTTCTGGCCGGCCGGGATCTTGTCCCAGGCGGTGACCTTGTACGGGGCGAACAGGTTCTCGTCGGCTCCGCTGCGCGCGAAGGCGATGCCGAGGTCCATCACGTCGGGGGCGCGCTTCTGGCCCTTGCGGGACTTCACGGCGGCGATCTCGTCGGAGCTGGAGGCGTCCGGGTTCTCGCTGCTGACCTTGATCTTGTACTTGGCCTCGAAGGCCTTGATGATCTCGCCGTAGTTCGCCCAGTCCGGCGGCAGCGCGATGACGTTCAGCTGGCCTTCCTTCTGGGCGGCCGCGACGAGGGCGTCCATGCCGCCGAGGTCGGCGACCGAGGTCGCGGCGCCCGGCTGCACCTGGGACTTGCCGTCGGCAGCGGTACCGGCGGCCTGGTCCGGAGCGGCGCCACACGCACTGAGCGTGGTGAGGACGGCGGCGCTGAGCAGTACGGCTGCACCACGGCGGGCGGAGGAACTGAGCACGGTCTCTCCCGGAGACGGGTTCCTGACGGGGGTCTACTTGTCTGAACAAGTTGGCTCCAGTTCGCCCGGCTTCACTGTACGGACGGTGAACGGGGGCTGGACCGCGGGGCACGACTCGACGAAGAGACGAGAATGACCGAAAGCAGCCGTGACAGGACCGGTGTAATGATCTTCAAGGCCTAGGGTGGCGGAACACGTACACGGCTGCGACGACGACAGGGGGCGGCACGGCATGGGCACGGTCCGGTATCTGGAGATCGCCGAGGCGCTGCGCACGGCGATCCTCTCCGGCGAGTACGCGGTGGGCGCCCAACTACCATCGGAGAGCGATCTGGCCACCCGCTGGTCCGCGTCCCGCGGAACCGTCCGCCAGGCCGTGGCCACGCTCGCCGCGGAGGGGCTGATCGGTTCCCGCCAGGGCGCCCGCAGGATCGTCCTGCGCCACGAGCGCCGGCACAGCTTCGGCGAACTGAACAGCTTCGCCCAGTGGGCCGACGGGCTCGGCCAAGAAGTCACCAGCCGTTTCCTCACCCGGACCCGCCGGCCGGCCACCGCCGAGGAGGCCGACCGGCTCGCGCTCGCGCCGGGCACCGAGATCCTGGCCGTGCTGCGACTGCGGCTCCTGGACGGGGAGCCGACCATGGTGGAGCGGACCGCGTACGCGGACTGGGTCGCGGGCGCGGTCGAGGCGATGCCGGACGACGTCGGCTCGGTGATGGACGGCCTCGCGAACGGGTCCGGGATCGTCGCCCACTACGGCGAGCACCTGATCGACGCCCTGGGGGCCGGCAGCGAGGACGCCCGGCTGCTGGAGATCCGGCGCGGGAGCCCGCTGCTGCGCCAGCGACACGTATCGGCCACCGCCACCGGTCGCCCGATCGAGTGGAGCGACGACCGC contains these protein-coding regions:
- a CDS encoding ABC transporter ATP-binding protein, yielding MSTTLPAARKPEGPDDGATPAGARVEFRGLRRAFGSTIALDGLDLTIEPGELVALLGPSGCGKTTALRVVAGFEQPDSGEVLVDGEDITRVPANRRDAGMVFQSYSLFPNLSARDNVAFGLRVRKVAAARRRERAAELLDLVGLPDHGDRYPHQMSGGQQQRVALARALALRPRVLLLDEPLSALDAKVRANLRDEIRRLQLSLGITTVFVTHDQEEALSMADRVAVLNAGRLEQCASPAELYERPATPFVAEFVGTMNRLPGRLTDAGLVEVAGARLPVDGPVPKATRDVEVLVRPENVTASADPEGTATVVSASFFGAVTRLHLELPGGTTVKADLPSRDAGELAPGARAAVGLAERPVLVVARSA
- a CDS encoding ABC transporter permease subunit, translated to MAAMTPTPASTAPHAGTGATAPAGPAAPGTAARPRRRPRPRVWRGAVLLLAGAYFLVPLIASFVFTVHVPGQGISFEAYTQLLSADGFTESMLLSLGLAAATIATSLLLAVPALVAVRLGSPRLRPVVEVMCMLPLVVPPIALVTGITTVLRWGPEHLSRTPLYQTFLAVQNEQFPVVLVLAYTVLALPFVYRSLDAGLRAIDVPTLVEAARSCGASWPYVVLRVLLPNLRASLAGAAFLTLALVLGEFTIASLLGFRPFAVWIVTISGAHARMSVAVSILSLLITWLLLLVLSRAGTNPATVSSAPSTSTSRKES
- a CDS encoding ABC transporter permease subunit, whose amino-acid sequence is MSPSTPTSHPEGTAGGSTSRRRRRGPRTWLAALPLLAFTGLCFGIPLGAIAFGAVTQTDPATGATRLTGEHLARSLQGPYLGSLIGSVQLSALTATVGGVLGVLIAQAVVTSRSRALRSAALTASGVLANFGGVPLAFAFIATVGISGVVTQLAHLTGLGWNLYSFTGLTVVYLYFLIPLMVLVIAPALDGLRPQWREAAHNNGATGWQFWRHVGLPVLAPSLLGGFVLLFGTAFAAHATAAALVGGSVPLVTLKIADALSGNVLTGQENVALALGLDMILIAGLVMAVYLPLQRRSARWLR
- a CDS encoding ABC transporter substrate-binding protein yields the protein MLSSSARRGAAVLLSAAVLTTLSACGAAPDQAAGTAADGKSQVQPGAATSVADLGGMDALVAAAQKEGQLNVIALPPDWANYGEIIKAFEAKYKIKVSSENPDASSSDEIAAVKSRKGQKRAPDVMDLGIAFARSGADENLFAPYKVTAWDKIPAGQKDADGRWYNDYGGYVSIGCDAAKIPNCPATFADLLKPEYKGKVALNGNPTKSGSAFGGVYAAALANKGSFADIQPGIDFFGQLRKSGNFIPVESTPATVEKGETPISIDWDYLNAGYAEQFKGKGVDWKVAVPTDGVYAQYYSQAVNKEAPNPAAARLWMEFLYSAEGQNLWLKGHARPVLLPVMTQDGTADKDAAAKLPQIQGTPTFPASAELDKAKATLAEKWDKALS
- a CDS encoding GntR family transcriptional regulator — protein: MGTVRYLEIAEALRTAILSGEYAVGAQLPSESDLATRWSASRGTVRQAVATLAAEGLIGSRQGARRIVLRHERRHSFGELNSFAQWADGLGQEVTSRFLTRTRRPATAEEADRLALAPGTEILAVLRLRLLDGEPTMVERTAYADWVAGAVEAMPDDVGSVMDGLANGSGIVAHYGEHLIDALGAGSEDARLLEIRRGSPLLRQRHVSATATGRPIEWSDDRYRAGSVTFSVSNSAVATPLERRTGEG